Within the Marinobacter sp. SS13-12 genome, the region AAGCCATCATTATTGATGATGAGCGGTATGTTCATTACGCGACAAATATTGAGCCTGAAGAGGGAAGCACCGGCTATCGGGATATCTGGGTTATCGAAATCAATAAATGGGAAAATCGAGCTTATGGACCGGTTCATGAGAAAAGGGCAAGGGGCCTAGAGTTATGCTAAGGAAGTATAGGTTGGGTGGAAAGCGTGAGTGCTAGCTTTGAGGATGCGAAAGGAGCACTGACATCTCCCAGTGCTCTATCCCGGGTAGTGCCACCAGCGCTTGCAGTGGCCCCCGTTAGCATGCTGTTCGGTTTTATAGCCTGTCAGGCTGACTGGACTATTTTGGATGTGTTTCTTGTAAGCGTGCTGGGTTTCTCGGGGAGTGGGCAGTTTGCGGTTCTTCCGCTCTCCCAGTCCGGCTCGGGGTTTCTAACCATGCTCTTTGTTACCGCTTCCATAAACAGCCGGTACTTCCCAATTGCTTACGTGTCCTCTGGTCGGTTACCGCAAAGGAAGGTGAGCCGATACCTAACGGCTCATATGCTGGGAGACGAAGCCTATGCAACCGAAAGTCCATCGGATGGCCCCCAGACTATTTTTCTGATCCGGAGCGTCATTTTTATTACATGGGTTCTGTCAGCGTTGGTGGGTGCGGCCCTGGGGCAGTCACTTCAGCTCCCTTGGCTTGGGGATAATGTCAATCTGGGGTTTTCAGCCAGCGCAGTGCTGGTATTCCTTTCGGTGAGCCAGCTCAGGTTACGGGTTTTTGTCGATGATGGGTTTACCGTATCCCGGG harbors:
- a CDS encoding AzlC family ABC transporter permease; this translates as MPPALAVAPVSMLFGFIACQADWTILDVFLVSVLGFSGSGQFAVLPLSQSGSGFLTMLFVTASINSRYFPIAYVSSGRLPQRKVSRYLTAHMLGDEAYATESPSDGPQTIFLIRSVIFITWVLSALVGAALGQSLQLPWLGDNVNLGFSASAVLVFLSVSQLRLRVFVDDGFTVSRVGAVVLGLTVALVLIYSLGPVYFWVPGIIVTSILLAKARL